The following proteins are encoded in a genomic region of Sebastes fasciatus isolate fSebFas1 chromosome 12, fSebFas1.pri, whole genome shotgun sequence:
- the LOC141779885 gene encoding trypsinogen-like protein 3, which translates to MNLLLLVVALGLAGAFPLEDYKVCQPHSRPWQVYLHGGGVSCSGALIDESWIVTSFDCAPKAYSTVASLGEHDVTVDEGTEQHIYVADVIVHSPYYRSPFHSLTMVRLAEPARFTQHVQPVPLPSRCPQPGETCHVSGWGSTIPNRYEPSPRLKCITVPVVDDQTCVNTFPEFLFWSPFMVCAGQANTDNCLRGRGSVMVCDGKLQGVQWFNHGCRNPADPTVYTKLCMYNNWISDVMDSYVPIETTPMMTT; encoded by the exons ATGAATCTTCTCCTTCTGGTGGTTGCTTTGGGGCTCGCAG GAGCGTTTCCCCTGGAGGACTACAAGGTGTGCCAGCCTCACTCCAGACCCTGGCAGGTCTATCTGCATGGTGGAGGAGTGTCCTGCAGTGGAGCTCTCATTGACGAGTCGTGGATAGTAACGTCTTTTGACTGTGCACCCAA AGCCTACAGCACCGTTGCATCTCTTGGGGAACATGACGTGACTGTGGATGAGGGAACCGAGCAGCACATCTACGTTGCTGATGTAATCGTTCACAGTCCCTACTACCGCTCACCGTTCCACAGCCTCACCATGGTCCGTCTGGCTGAACCCGCCCGCTTCACCCAGCACGTCCAACCCGTCCCTCTGCCCAGCCGCTGCCCACAGCCTGGAGAGACCTGCCATGTCAGTGGCTGGGGATCCACCATCCCAAATCGAT ATGAGCCTTCTCCACGCCTGAAGTGTATAACTGTGCCTGTTGTGGATGACCAGACTTGCGTGAACACGTTCCCCGAGTTCCTGTTCTGGAGCCCATTCATGGTCTGTGCTGGACAAGCAAACACAGATAACTGCCTG cgtGGTCGTGGCAGCGTGATGGTGTGCGATGGCAAGCTGCAGGGCGTGCAGTGGTTCAATCACGGCTGCAGAAACCCAGCTGACCCCACCGTCTACACCAAGCTGTGCATGTACAACAACTGGATCAGCGATGTGATGGACAGCTACGTGCCAATTGAAACCACTCCAATGATGACGACAtga